From the genome of Chelmon rostratus isolate fCheRos1 chromosome 1, fCheRos1.pri, whole genome shotgun sequence, one region includes:
- the fgf3 gene encoding fibroblast growth factor 3 — protein sequence MLMIPLLVLLSLLDPVSPRASCATGQACDPRQRRDAGGRGGVYEHLGGAPRRRKLYCATKYHLQIHSNGKIDGSLEENNPFSIMEITAVDVGVVAIKGLFSGRYLAMNDKGRLYASEVFNRECEFVERIHELGYNTYASRHHSTEQPLPPGGGSSKRRASAKRQWYVSINGKGRPRRGFKTRSTDKASLFLPRVLGNKDHEMVRRLRESQSAHHHMHHHGIRGDRRRRRHRARKGRVNGQITEQTFRGGS from the exons ATGCTGATGATACCTCTGCTGGTGTTGCTGAGCCTGTTGGATCCCGTTAGTCCCCGGGCCAGCTGCGCCACGGGCCAGGCTTGCGACCCCCGGCAGCGGAGGGACGCCGGTGGGCGCGGAGGAGTGTATGAACACCTCGGAGGAGCGCCGAGACGCAGGAAGCTCTACTGCGCTACTAAATATCATTTACAAATCCATTCTAATGGGAAAATAGATGGATCATTGGAGGAAAACAACCCGTTTA GCATCATGGAAATCACAGCAGTGGATGTGGGTGTTGTGGCCATAAAAGGGCTTTTCTCTGGCAGATATCTGGCCATGAATGATAAAGGCCGGCTGTATGCTTCG GAAGTGTTCAACAGAGAGTGTGAGTTTGTGGAGCGGATCCATGAGTTGGGGTACAACACTTACGCGTCCCGCCACCATTCCACGGAGCAGCCGCTACCACCAGGGGGCGGCAGCAGCAAGCGGCGAGCCAGTGCCAAGCGCCAGTGGTACGTTTCCATTAATGGCAAAGGCCGGCCACGGCGAGGCTTTAAAACACGAAGCACGGACAAAGCGTCACTTTTCCTTCCTCGGGTGCTGGGCAACAAGGACCATGAGATGGTGAGGCGGCTGAGAGAGAGTCAGAGCGCACATCACCACATGCATCACCACGGCATCCGCGGTGATCGCCGGAGACGCCGGCATCGTGCCAGGAAAGGCCGGGTCAATGGCCAGATTACAGAGCAGACTTTTCGAGGGGGAAGCTGA